A stretch of the Paucidesulfovibrio longus DSM 6739 genome encodes the following:
- the trsM gene encoding DVU_1556 family methyltransferase yields the protein MPLSASDRCPAPLWVRPDARPALGETLRPGGFALTDAAAEALGLRPGMAVLDAGCGTGATVRRLRRRFGALALGIDLSPDPPEPPAHGSPLLKGSIDALPFGDGRFDAVFCECVLSLQHDPARVLAEFHRTLAPGGGLALSDLYLPGPDSACPTRTNAPVSCSGGALPGTNLLSLVRAAGFRVERFEDHSVLLRDLAAKLAWTGCAPNCEHTRSTGYFLLLARKPEEKNA from the coding sequence ATGCCGTTGTCGGCCAGCGACCGCTGCCCTGCGCCGCTCTGGGTCAGGCCCGACGCCCGCCCGGCCCTGGGCGAGACGCTTCGCCCCGGCGGGTTCGCGCTCACGGACGCCGCTGCCGAGGCACTGGGCCTGCGGCCCGGCATGGCCGTCCTCGACGCGGGCTGCGGCACGGGAGCCACGGTGCGCCGCCTGCGCCGACGCTTCGGCGCGCTCGCCCTTGGAATCGACCTCTCCCCCGATCCGCCGGAACCCCCTGCTCATGGTTCGCCGCTCCTGAAAGGCAGCATCGACGCCCTTCCCTTTGGCGATGGTCGGTTCGACGCCGTGTTCTGCGAATGCGTGCTCTCGCTCCAGCACGATCCGGCCCGCGTGCTTGCGGAATTCCATCGAACGCTCGCGCCAGGCGGAGGTCTGGCCCTTTCCGACCTGTATCTTCCCGGCCCGGACTCTGCCTGCCCGACGCGGACGAACGCTCCCGTGTCCTGCTCCGGGGGGGCGCTGCCGGGAACGAACCTGCTCTCCCTGGTCCGCGCGGCAGGATTTCGAGTGGAACGTTTCGAGGACCACAGCGTCCTGCTGCGCGACCTGGCCGCGAAGCTGGCCTGGACAGGCTGCGCGCCCAACTGCGAACACACCAGAAGCACCGGATATTTTCTGCTGTTGGCCCGAAAACCGGAGGAGAAAAATGCTTGA
- a CDS encoding DVU_1553 family AMP-dependent CoA ligase, whose translation MNTPWLDLWLQASLCPDETLSAEALLERQMALVRSTLAHAAANSPYYRGRLRDVSIGAIRTPLDMARLPRTGPDDLRAQPDAFLAASQDEVARVISVPTSGTSGPGKRVFYTPGDLERIIRFFGFGMRNMLQPDETALVLLPGERPGSVGVLLGKALDTFGARAVVLSPDQAFGGPLGEPDRAMQTLLGKDVRCIVGAPAHLNALAAHWTAMGRKPGILRSALLCWDAVPDSVVQNVQRAFGCRTFQHWGMVETGLGGAVNCDQGQGLHLREADIFVEIADPDSGAPLADGEWGEITVTTLSRRAMPLIRYRTGDRGCILPGRCQCGSPLRRLDPRIRRLHDKLPLPGGTSMNAALLGERLYAVPGLADFQARLECDTENRADDAPDRLVIEISGPAYGGAAPAMIQAAEDALAALPALAAATKHGLRIEIRATGRSGPLSTGLEKRALRGAANHHPRETT comes from the coding sequence ATGAACACGCCCTGGCTTGACCTCTGGCTCCAGGCCAGCCTTTGCCCGGACGAAACGCTCTCCGCCGAGGCGTTGCTGGAGCGGCAGATGGCCCTCGTTCGCAGCACGCTCGCACATGCCGCCGCAAACAGCCCGTATTACCGCGGGCGGCTACGCGACGTTTCCATCGGTGCGATCCGGACGCCGCTGGACATGGCCCGACTGCCCCGAACCGGGCCGGACGACCTGCGCGCGCAGCCGGACGCCTTCCTGGCCGCCTCGCAAGATGAGGTAGCCCGCGTAATCAGCGTGCCCACCTCCGGCACCAGCGGTCCGGGCAAGCGCGTGTTCTACACCCCCGGCGATCTCGAACGCATCATCCGCTTCTTCGGGTTCGGCATGCGCAACATGCTGCAACCGGACGAAACCGCGCTGGTGCTCCTGCCCGGCGAGCGGCCGGGCAGCGTCGGCGTCCTGCTGGGCAAGGCCCTGGACACCTTCGGCGCAAGGGCGGTTGTTCTCTCTCCGGATCAAGCCTTTGGCGGGCCGCTGGGCGAGCCCGACCGGGCAATGCAGACGCTTTTGGGAAAAGACGTCCGCTGCATCGTGGGCGCGCCGGCGCACCTCAATGCGCTTGCCGCGCACTGGACCGCCATGGGAAGAAAACCCGGCATCCTCCGCTCCGCTCTGCTCTGCTGGGACGCGGTCCCGGACAGCGTGGTCCAAAATGTCCAGCGCGCCTTCGGCTGCCGGACCTTTCAGCACTGGGGCATGGTGGAAACGGGTCTGGGAGGGGCCGTGAACTGCGACCAGGGCCAGGGACTCCACCTCCGCGAAGCGGACATCTTCGTGGAAATCGCGGATCCGGACAGCGGCGCTCCCCTCGCAGACGGCGAATGGGGCGAGATCACCGTCACGACGCTCAGCCGACGGGCCATGCCCCTGATCCGCTACCGCACCGGGGACCGCGGCTGCATCCTGCCGGGCCGCTGCCAATGCGGCAGCCCCCTGCGCCGCCTGGACCCGCGCATCCGCCGCCTGCATGACAAGCTGCCGCTGCCGGGAGGAACCAGCATGAACGCCGCCCTCCTCGGAGAGCGCCTCTACGCCGTGCCCGGACTCGCGGACTTTCAGGCTCGGCTCGAATGCGATACGGAAAACAGGGCGGATGACGCCCCGGACCGCTTGGTGATCGAAATCAGCGGCCCGGCATACGGCGGTGCGGCCCCGGCCATGATCCAGGCCGCCGAAGACGCCCTCGCCGCCCTGCCCGCTTTGGCCGCGGCAACGAAGCATGGCCTGCGCATCGAAATACGCGCGACAGGTCGAAGCGGTCCCTTGTCCACAGGGTTGGAAAAGCGCGCCCTGCGCGGCGCGGCAAACCATCATCCCAGGGAAACGACATGA
- a CDS encoding pyridine nucleotide-disulfide oxidoreductase/dicluster-binding protein, producing MDQQSLHAWEAKCIQEEAPRCTAACPLHVDARKLCELTAKGRWNDAWALLARTMPLPSVLARICDAPCESACLRAERGGAVRIGALERFCARIADRTPPLRPLPSKNKNVAVLGAGLAGLSAAWELARKGFGVTVLGAPPQGLLATISEQALPAEILAADLERLRKLGALFSDAPGQGTDLPALLKENAALFLDPEVWPRSRHGLGQSDDLTLGTDQPGIFSGDLPEASALSPVLLASLGRRAANSMERFAQGASLAAGREKDGPYESRLYTNISEIAPLPSSLPADEASRDETAIKAEATRCLHCECLECVKNCAYLEHYGSYPKVYARRIFNNASMVMGTRQANTLVNSCMDCGLCEALCPGDFDMGALCLEARRDLVGIGKMPPSAHEFALRDMAFANGEKCRLAKPAPGKSSASLLFFPGCQLTASDPQAVKRAYEWLLSARPDAGLHLACCGAPALWAGQTGKHEAALAVLREEWTGLGSPEVVAACPTCLKTLSEALPDARIRSFWGFVRELGLPDNPLSPQRPLAVHDPCGSREDAGLHEDIRALLALLDVRAVEPKLTRDLTECCGYGGLLCEVDPALADTVAKRRGRAVEEDFATYCAMCRDRLARTGKRILHLFDLLFPGGEDADPAARPAPGYSARRENRARLKQSLLASLWKEESPAPEPFENIAVRFAEGVAERLDERRILLGDVQKTLLAAQQSGKRFANAENGHFLVRHRPVSVTYWVEYSPEGEYFLVHNAWSHRMRVAGLEGGDR from the coding sequence ATGGATCAGCAATCGTTGCACGCCTGGGAAGCGAAATGCATCCAGGAGGAAGCCCCCCGCTGCACCGCGGCCTGCCCGCTGCACGTGGACGCCCGCAAGCTCTGCGAGCTCACGGCCAAAGGACGCTGGAACGACGCCTGGGCGCTGCTCGCCCGGACCATGCCCTTGCCCTCTGTGCTCGCGCGCATCTGCGACGCGCCCTGCGAATCCGCCTGTCTGCGCGCGGAGCGCGGCGGCGCGGTCCGCATCGGCGCGCTGGAGCGCTTCTGCGCCCGGATTGCCGACCGCACGCCTCCGCTGCGGCCTCTGCCGTCCAAGAACAAGAACGTGGCCGTGCTCGGCGCCGGACTCGCCGGGCTCAGCGCGGCCTGGGAACTCGCGCGCAAGGGATTTGGAGTGACGGTCTTGGGCGCGCCGCCCCAAGGGCTGCTCGCGACCATTTCGGAGCAGGCCCTGCCCGCAGAAATCCTCGCCGCCGATCTCGAACGATTGCGGAAGCTCGGCGCGCTGTTTTCCGACGCTCCCGGTCAGGGAACGGACCTGCCCGCCCTGCTCAAGGAGAACGCCGCCCTGTTCCTGGACCCGGAAGTCTGGCCGCGTTCCCGGCACGGGCTCGGCCAATCCGACGATCTGACCCTGGGCACGGACCAGCCCGGCATCTTTTCCGGCGACCTGCCGGAGGCGTCCGCGCTCTCGCCCGTGCTTCTGGCCAGCCTGGGCCGCCGGGCCGCCAATTCCATGGAACGCTTCGCCCAGGGGGCCTCCCTTGCGGCCGGACGCGAAAAGGACGGCCCCTACGAAAGCCGCCTCTACACCAACATTTCCGAAATCGCCCCGCTCCCGTCCTCGCTTCCGGCGGACGAGGCGAGCCGCGACGAAACGGCAATCAAGGCCGAGGCAACACGCTGCCTGCACTGCGAGTGCCTGGAATGCGTGAAGAACTGCGCCTACCTGGAGCATTATGGTTCCTATCCCAAGGTCTATGCCCGGCGCATCTTCAACAACGCCTCCATGGTCATGGGCACGCGCCAGGCCAACACCCTCGTCAACTCCTGCATGGACTGCGGCCTTTGCGAAGCGCTCTGCCCCGGCGATTTCGACATGGGCGCGCTCTGCCTGGAGGCCCGCCGCGACCTGGTGGGCATCGGCAAGATGCCGCCTTCGGCGCATGAGTTCGCCCTGCGCGACATGGCCTTTGCGAACGGCGAGAAATGCCGTCTGGCCAAGCCCGCACCCGGCAAATCCAGCGCCTCCCTGCTGTTCTTCCCCGGCTGCCAGCTCACCGCCTCGGACCCGCAGGCCGTGAAACGAGCCTATGAATGGCTGCTGTCCGCACGGCCCGACGCCGGGCTGCATCTGGCCTGCTGCGGCGCGCCCGCGCTTTGGGCCGGGCAAACCGGAAAACACGAGGCCGCCCTGGCCGTGCTGCGCGAGGAATGGACCGGCCTGGGCTCCCCGGAGGTCGTCGCGGCCTGCCCCACCTGCCTGAAGACGCTCTCCGAAGCCCTGCCCGATGCCCGCATCCGTTCTTTCTGGGGCTTCGTGCGCGAACTGGGATTGCCGGACAACCCCCTATCACCGCAGCGCCCCCTGGCCGTGCACGACCCCTGCGGTTCCCGCGAGGACGCCGGGCTGCACGAGGACATCCGCGCGCTTCTGGCCCTGCTGGACGTGCGGGCCGTGGAGCCGAAGCTGACCCGCGACCTGACCGAATGCTGCGGGTACGGCGGCCTGCTCTGCGAGGTGGACCCGGCCCTGGCCGACACCGTGGCCAAGCGCAGGGGCAGGGCCGTCGAAGAGGACTTCGCCACCTACTGCGCCATGTGCCGCGACCGCCTGGCCCGCACGGGCAAGCGCATCCTGCATCTCTTCGACCTGCTTTTCCCCGGCGGGGAGGACGCGGACCCGGCGGCCCGGCCCGCGCCCGGATATTCCGCACGCCGGGAAAACCGCGCCCGGCTGAAGCAAAGCCTGCTCGCCTCGCTCTGGAAGGAGGAGTCGCCCGCGCCGGAACCTTTCGAGAACATCGCCGTACGCTTTGCCGAAGGCGTGGCCGAGCGCCTGGACGAGCGCCGCATCCTGCTCGGCGACGTGCAAAAGACCCTGCTCGCGGCGCAGCAAAGCGGAAAACGATTCGCCAACGCGGAAAACGGCCATTTCCTGGTCCGCCACCGTCCCGTAAGCGTGACCTACTGGGTGGAATACAGCCCTGAGGGAGAATATTTTCTGGTGCACAACGCCTGGAGCCACCGCATGCGCGTGGCCGGGCTCGAAGGAGGGGACCGATGA
- a CDS encoding DVU_1551 family NTP transferase, translated as MTNVVAIILAAGYSSRMDGFKPLLPLAGEPALSRVVRTFQEAGVQEISVVAGHRQQEIASLCAELNVRVTMNPDFADGMFSSVRAGVRELPPEADGFFLLPVDISLIRPATLRRLILDFAENRALVTHPVFAGEPGHPPLLARELRQPILRHSGEGGLRAVLADYEQEARWLNVADQGVLLDMDLPCDYAALQKRAVIGFPLDAECEALFEICGTPIPAREHSRVVAQVAERMTEALNHVRPAGERLDLALVRSAGLTHDLAKGRPRHAQEGAGLLREHGFDAVADIVVDHPDLHLADAAPITEREIVFLADKFVQGTRIVPIVDRYLAKLERYRDEPQAAAAVRERLIRAEGILLRFCAEAHVRLPDLLLETPE; from the coding sequence ATGACCAACGTCGTCGCCATCATTCTCGCCGCGGGGTACTCCTCGCGCATGGACGGGTTCAAGCCGCTCCTGCCCCTGGCGGGCGAGCCTGCGCTGAGCCGGGTGGTGCGGACCTTCCAGGAGGCGGGAGTCCAGGAGATCAGTGTCGTCGCCGGGCACAGGCAACAGGAGATCGCCTCGCTCTGCGCGGAGCTGAATGTCCGGGTGACCATGAACCCCGATTTCGCGGACGGCATGTTCAGCTCGGTGCGCGCCGGAGTACGCGAGCTGCCGCCGGAGGCGGACGGCTTCTTCCTTCTGCCCGTGGACATCTCCCTGATACGCCCGGCCACGCTTCGCCGCCTGATCCTGGACTTCGCCGAAAACCGGGCCTTGGTCACGCATCCCGTCTTTGCCGGGGAACCGGGCCACCCCCCGCTTCTGGCGCGCGAGCTGCGCCAGCCGATTCTGCGGCACTCCGGCGAGGGAGGATTGCGGGCCGTTTTGGCAGACTATGAGCAAGAAGCTCGATGGTTGAACGTGGCGGACCAGGGCGTGCTCCTGGACATGGACCTGCCCTGCGACTATGCGGCGCTCCAGAAACGCGCCGTGATCGGCTTTCCTCTCGACGCCGAATGCGAAGCCCTTTTCGAAATCTGCGGCACGCCAATTCCCGCGCGGGAGCATAGCCGCGTGGTGGCCCAGGTGGCGGAGCGAATGACCGAGGCTCTGAACCACGTCCGGCCCGCAGGGGAACGCCTCGACCTGGCCCTGGTCCGCAGCGCTGGGCTGACGCACGACCTGGCCAAGGGACGCCCCCGGCACGCCCAGGAAGGAGCCGGGCTCCTGCGCGAGCACGGATTCGATGCCGTCGCGGACATTGTTGTCGATCATCCGGACCTGCATCTTGCGGATGCGGCCCCGATCACCGAGCGTGAAATCGTTTTCCTGGCCGACAAATTCGTGCAGGGAACGCGCATCGTGCCGATCGTGGATCGATATCTCGCCAAGCTGGAACGCTATCGCGACGAGCCCCAGGCAGCGGCGGCCGTTCGTGAAAGATTAATACGCGCGGAAGGCATTTTGCTGCGTTTCTGCGCCGAGGCCCATGTCCGCCTTCCCGATCTTCTGCTGGAAACGCCGGAATGA
- a CDS encoding DVU_1555 family C-GCAxxG-C-C protein, with protein MLDDLELNLLRLSGAGYCCSQIMLLLGLEEMGRSNPDLVRAAAGLCHGMGDCAGPCGVLTGGACLLGLHAGKGRDDEEADERLALLLSELTDWFRDTATSEFGGTACSQIIGTECGKPDPQRCGGLLARTYARIREILAENGLDPTQGRDLPDD; from the coding sequence ATGCTTGACGATCTCGAACTGAATCTGCTGCGCCTGTCCGGCGCGGGGTATTGTTGCAGCCAGATCATGCTGCTGCTCGGCCTGGAGGAAATGGGCCGCTCCAATCCCGATCTTGTCCGCGCCGCCGCCGGGCTCTGCCACGGCATGGGCGATTGCGCCGGTCCCTGCGGCGTGCTCACGGGCGGAGCCTGCCTGCTCGGCCTGCACGCGGGCAAGGGCCGGGACGACGAGGAAGCGGACGAAAGGCTCGCCCTGCTGCTTTCGGAACTGACGGACTGGTTCCGGGATACCGCCACCTCGGAATTCGGCGGCACGGCCTGCTCCCAGATCATCGGCACGGAATGCGGAAAGCCCGATCCGCAGCGCTGCGGCGGGTTGCTGGCCCGCACCTACGCGCGCATCCGCGAGATTCTGGCGGAAAACGGCCTGGACCCGACCCAGGGACGGGACTTGCCGGATGACTGA
- a CDS encoding histidine phosphatase family protein: MIALIRHAAAEGAEGRYIGDTDLPLSATGRAQARDMAEAFCAACNSAPPSCGRPDSLPARTLAALYVSPLTRARHTAAPLAEALGIVPEILDDLREIHLGQWEGLDRDHVRATRSEEFAARGRDFAGFRPPGGESFADLALRAGKALRRMACGPLPCAAVTHAGIIRVLLCRAQGLPLNEIFHFHPRHTGWTLLEFASPCRSGSLDPHLAAQNLSAADAATLLRGSSRP; encoded by the coding sequence ATGATCGCCCTCATCCGCCACGCCGCCGCCGAAGGAGCCGAGGGACGCTACATCGGCGACACGGACCTGCCGCTCTCCGCCACGGGCCGCGCCCAGGCGCGGGACATGGCCGAAGCATTTTGCGCTGCATGCAATAGCGCGCCCCCATCCTGCGGACGCCCGGACAGCCTTCCTGCCCGCACCCTTGCCGCCCTCTATGTCTCCCCGCTGACCCGCGCGAGGCATACCGCCGCCCCTCTGGCCGAAGCATTGGGCATCGTTCCGGAAATTCTCGACGACCTGCGCGAGATACACCTCGGCCAGTGGGAAGGGCTCGACAGGGACCATGTGCGCGCCACCCGCTCCGAAGAATTCGCGGCGCGGGGCCGCGACTTCGCCGGGTTCCGCCCGCCCGGCGGCGAATCGTTCGCCGATCTCGCCCTGCGTGCCGGAAAGGCGCTGCGCCGCATGGCCTGCGGGCCGCTGCCCTGCGCCGCAGTGACCCACGCGGGCATTATCCGCGTCCTGCTTTGCCGCGCGCAGGGACTCCCCCTGAACGAAATATTCCATTTCCATCCACGCCACACGGGCTGGACCCTGCTTGAATTCGCGTCCCCGTGTCGGTCCGGTTCCCTTGATCCGCACCTGGCGGCCCAAAACCTTTCGGCAGCCGATGCAGCCACGCTGCTGCGCGGATCATCCCGTCCCTGA
- a CDS encoding DVU_1557 family redox protein, with the protein MSTIRVPEAAAAGWRCESCGEELRPASVNLEYLGSRFNVELPACPSCGMVLIPEALARGKMNEVERLLEDK; encoded by the coding sequence ATGAGCACCATTCGCGTACCCGAAGCCGCCGCAGCCGGCTGGCGCTGCGAATCCTGCGGGGAGGAGCTGCGCCCCGCCAGCGTGAATCTCGAATACCTGGGCAGCCGTTTCAACGTGGAACTGCCCGCCTGCCCGTCCTGCGGCATGGTCCTCATCCCCGAAGCCCTGGCGCGCGGCAAGATGAACGAGGTGGAGCGGCTCCTGGAGGACAAATAA
- a CDS encoding XdhC family aldehyde oxidoreductase maturation factor, translated as MNRFLRSVHDLLDQGEDLVLATIVASSGSTPRSSGAKMAVRRPGLAGERIIGTVGGGVTEAWAIRDAETLFGTEPGSALLRELNLNRDLAAGTDMICGGRFTLLLEYVTPRSPGAAALIRMDEALRKGIPGLLLFRLEMDDSDMAVGHTLLPLSGNTIPGKTAADADSALGATLAELNQLRSAALARNVAGIYDIDGKRFIAEPVLPPAPVFLYGAGHVSRCTAQVAALTGFRTVVLDDRSDFANAERFPDADGIVVLDSFENAGMDGGSAGNREPVGPDAFVVILTRGHAHDKTVLAQALRTPAKYIGMIGSRKKRDDVYAALRKEGFSETDIARCRCPIGISIGAQTPEEIALSIAAELVACRAGKSDPRPTSA; from the coding sequence ATGAATAGATTTCTGCGCAGCGTGCACGATCTGCTGGACCAGGGCGAGGACTTGGTGCTCGCCACCATCGTGGCTTCCTCCGGCTCCACGCCGCGCTCCTCCGGCGCGAAAATGGCCGTGCGCCGGCCCGGCCTGGCCGGAGAGCGCATCATCGGCACCGTGGGCGGCGGAGTAACCGAGGCCTGGGCCATCCGCGACGCGGAAACGCTTTTCGGAACCGAGCCGGGCTCCGCGCTGCTGCGCGAGCTGAACCTCAACCGCGACCTGGCCGCAGGCACGGACATGATCTGCGGCGGTCGGTTCACGCTTCTGCTCGAATACGTCACGCCGCGCAGTCCGGGCGCCGCAGCCCTGATCCGAATGGACGAGGCGCTCCGCAAGGGCATTCCGGGCCTGCTGCTCTTTCGCCTGGAAATGGACGATTCGGACATGGCGGTGGGGCATACGCTGCTGCCGCTGTCCGGCAACACGATCCCCGGCAAGACAGCGGCGGATGCGGATTCCGCCCTGGGCGCGACCCTGGCCGAGCTGAACCAATTGCGAAGCGCGGCCCTGGCCCGGAACGTCGCCGGAATCTACGACATCGACGGGAAACGCTTCATCGCCGAACCCGTGCTGCCGCCCGCCCCGGTATTCCTCTACGGCGCGGGGCACGTTTCCCGCTGCACCGCGCAGGTCGCGGCCTTGACGGGATTCCGCACCGTGGTTCTCGACGACCGCTCGGATTTCGCCAATGCGGAACGCTTTCCCGACGCGGACGGCATCGTGGTCCTGGACTCCTTCGAAAACGCGGGCATGGACGGTGGCTCCGCCGGCAACCGGGAACCCGTCGGGCCGGACGCCTTTGTGGTCATCCTCACGCGCGGCCACGCGCACGACAAGACCGTGCTGGCCCAGGCACTGCGCACTCCCGCGAAATACATCGGCATGATCGGCAGCCGCAAGAAGCGCGACGACGTGTATGCGGCGCTGCGCAAGGAAGGCTTTTCGGAAACGGACATCGCCCGTTGCCGCTGTCCTATCGGCATTTCCATCGGCGCGCAGACTCCGGAAGAAATCGCCCTGAGCATCGCGGCCGAACTGGTGGCCTGCCGCGCCGGAAAATCCGACCCGCGCCCGACATCGGCATGA
- the trsS gene encoding radical SAM (seleno)protein TrsS: protein MTEELPRSVCPVCLRPIPARLERNGNEYFLSKTCPEHGPFRSVVWRGAPALRQWSREKIPSFPKAPATQALRGCPLDCGLCPEHGQHTCTAVLEITWRCDLGCPVCFASAGGAESLRPDLTPADVERLLRGIMRASGLCNIQFSGGEPSLHPELPSFIQEAKKLGFPFVQLNTNGLRAAREPDFALRLAEAGLDSVFLQFDSTREAPYQMLRGRPLLAEKLLAVERFTAAGLGVVLVPTVVPGVNDGDLGDLLRLAARLSPGVRGIHFQPVSYFGRFPAPPRDAQRITLPEIMRGLERQTAEQGTAKVRAQDFQPPGCEHSRCSFHANYLVEESGGLRLLSAQNGCGCANTNTSDSGPAPVLARIGADQAKAFVGRQWAAPTPRPITTEPGSTPDDLDRFLARAATHILAVSGMAFQDAWTLDLERLRGCCIHVAAPDGRLVPFCAYNLTATDGTPLYRKTKDEHALA, encoded by the coding sequence ATGACTGAGGAACTGCCCCGCAGCGTCTGCCCGGTCTGCCTGCGCCCGATCCCGGCCCGGCTTGAGCGGAACGGGAACGAGTATTTCCTCTCCAAGACCTGTCCGGAACACGGTCCCTTTCGCAGCGTGGTCTGGCGGGGCGCTCCCGCGCTCCGGCAATGGTCCAGGGAGAAGATCCCCTCGTTTCCCAAGGCCCCGGCCACGCAAGCCCTGCGCGGCTGCCCTTTGGACTGCGGGCTTTGCCCGGAACACGGCCAGCACACCTGCACCGCGGTGCTGGAAATCACCTGGCGCTGCGACCTCGGCTGCCCGGTCTGCTTCGCCTCGGCCGGAGGAGCGGAATCACTCCGTCCGGACCTGACCCCGGCGGATGTGGAGCGGCTCCTGCGGGGAATCATGCGCGCTTCCGGCCTGTGCAACATCCAGTTTTCCGGCGGGGAACCCTCCCTGCATCCGGAGCTGCCCTCTTTCATCCAAGAAGCCAAAAAGCTCGGATTCCCCTTTGTCCAGCTCAACACCAACGGCCTGCGCGCCGCCCGCGAGCCGGACTTCGCCCTGCGCCTCGCCGAAGCGGGCCTGGATTCGGTTTTCCTGCAATTCGACTCGACGCGCGAAGCCCCCTACCAAATGCTGCGGGGCCGCCCCCTGCTGGCCGAAAAACTTCTGGCCGTGGAACGCTTCACCGCCGCCGGGTTGGGGGTCGTGCTCGTGCCCACCGTGGTTCCGGGCGTGAACGACGGCGATCTCGGCGATCTGCTGCGGCTGGCCGCCCGCCTTTCGCCCGGCGTGCGCGGCATCCACTTCCAGCCCGTGAGTTATTTCGGCAGATTTCCCGCACCGCCGAGGGATGCCCAGCGCATCACCCTGCCGGAAATCATGCGCGGCCTGGAACGCCAGACCGCAGAACAGGGAACGGCAAAGGTCCGCGCCCAGGACTTTCAGCCTCCGGGATGCGAACATTCGCGCTGCTCGTTCCACGCCAATTATCTCGTGGAAGAGAGCGGCGGCCTGCGACTGCTCTCGGCCCAGAACGGCTGCGGCTGCGCGAACACGAACACTTCCGACTCAGGCCCGGCCCCCGTTCTCGCCCGCATCGGCGCGGATCAGGCCAAGGCTTTCGTGGGCCGCCAATGGGCCGCGCCCACGCCCCGGCCGATCACAACCGAGCCGGGATCCACCCCGGACGACCTGGACCGTTTCCTGGCCCGCGCCGCAACGCACATTCTCGCAGTGTCGGGCATGGCTTTCCAGGACGCCTGGACCCTGGACCTGGAACGGCTCCGGGGCTGCTGCATCCACGTGGCCGCTCCGGACGGACGGCTGGTTCCCTTCTGCGCCTACAATCTCACCGCAACCGACGGCACGCCGCTCTACCGGAAGACCAAAGATGAACACGCCCTGGCTTGA
- a CDS encoding CBS domain-containing protein — MMKIRVLLVDDDDRFRSNMARLLEMKGFEIISADNAVKALEMTDQDPDVVVSDFQMPNMNGNEFVEAFKERRPTTQVIMLTGYGSIKSAIDAYCDGAFDYLTKPCDINYLASRITDAYKSAYEGWHAEISAEDLMIPLSEYTTVREDETVLRAVQKLREHNERVIPTDATSDKGHRSIIVLNAQGEPVGYLTIRDLITALYKAHISAQPESKETTRFSRFFWDGVFTRQVEDLLDVQIKDVMSAHTERVEANATLIEVAERMFSHNLQRLLVEEDGKVVGIIRDHELYAEIDRIAKSSS, encoded by the coding sequence ATGATGAAGATTCGCGTACTGCTTGTGGATGACGACGACCGCTTCCGGAGCAACATGGCCCGCCTGCTTGAAATGAAGGGATTCGAAATCATCTCGGCGGACAACGCGGTCAAGGCGCTGGAGATGACGGACCAGGATCCGGACGTGGTGGTCAGCGATTTCCAGATGCCGAACATGAACGGCAATGAATTCGTGGAAGCCTTCAAGGAGCGCCGCCCCACGACGCAGGTCATCATGCTCACGGGCTACGGCTCCATCAAGAGCGCCATCGACGCCTATTGCGACGGCGCGTTCGACTATCTGACCAAGCCCTGCGACATCAACTATCTCGCATCGCGCATCACCGACGCCTACAAGTCCGCCTATGAAGGCTGGCACGCCGAAATCAGCGCCGAAGACCTGATGATTCCGCTCAGCGAATATACCACGGTGCGCGAAGACGAAACCGTGCTGCGAGCCGTGCAGAAGCTGCGGGAGCACAACGAACGCGTCATCCCCACGGACGCGACCTCGGACAAGGGCCATCGCTCGATCATCGTGCTGAACGCCCAGGGCGAGCCCGTGGGCTACCTGACCATCCGCGACCTGATCACCGCGCTCTACAAGGCCCACATCAGCGCGCAGCCCGAATCCAAGGAAACGACGCGCTTCTCCCGCTTCTTCTGGGACGGCGTGTTCACACGGCAGGTCGAGGATCTGCTCGACGTGCAGATCAAGGACGTCATGAGCGCGCACACCGAGCGCGTCGAAGCCAACGCCACCCTCATCGAGGTGGCCGAGCGGATGTTCTCCCACAACCTCCAGCGCCTTCTCGTTGAAGAAGACGGCAAGGTCGTGGGCATCATCCGCGACCACGAACTCTACGCGGAAATAGATCGTATCGCCAAGTCCAGCTCATAG